One Tursiops truncatus isolate mTurTru1 chromosome 3, mTurTru1.mat.Y, whole genome shotgun sequence DNA segment encodes these proteins:
- the ICE1 gene encoding little elongation complex subunit 1 isoform X3: protein MMPGETHSAAPGTAADLSRCQGCASLQQNLNEYVEALITLKQKIINTDNLLTEYQKKCDELQFARRENITLHNQVEQMLQKISPLQKCQEELGSLKAELEEKKSSLKLYQDTHQEYARVKEECLKTDAQKKKLEAKVKKLEEAAVKQTQDFKQLRNEKKILEKEFRKTQEKLDEFSKQKNEKELRHIGTQISSDSYGSIDKRKVKLLLKELWLCINTTHRLPGEGSRCVPEKPAKENPRYLESREDGVPPPAGGSPLRTSAVQTCLAELSMEIEGDFSACEDTGRERLGGAACRDNGVFKEDRNPEAVTQRNEDDRADFSDHDHSFDEDLQAAVDFFKLPPPLLSPVPSPPLLSSPHLGAFPSSLSPEIYFGECTDSSDHDSAQHRNSEPVSEDDTPELLDCFSSSGKSKGTGTWEEKLQPHEATQALNTLEVSEVTAVGFGTFTANLREPAATFPSAHEKHWTVSSEFVSKGERGILDEAGRQREAWEMDGSVQTEKTRPEPTGSGRVEQLSSGLAVEEGTALGTSDSCHPTLGPWPSNEPSAPEGKTLVSRVIGSPKVEVTKWILTDGVTSASGRLSTSGHFQGLSGELEKEREAMRGFISGDPSAPGAAGAALVAAVLGLGEELSSPVASSLCGHPRTPSGLEDDAETSVPTEVGPPELHRLEQKSQAAMFAMLDVHSEPPECPIGEGHLENSLHALSPVSGASDSNGQRGSEVGCTTLVKGMNDICSLLQSGFSGAARGGPGERQGPRVELTPSRSGFTSSAGPQSGLIRSGFGFGESTLWHHSDLLQRSGEERLGPQPEREQEAAASSESRGSAPKPERAGEDNSSAGFRAPASLLPNQVSVITKQARPETMQGARWEPSRLSRREPPLVTDVDNGAGRTPSGARCGERAPTAPRSREAAAIENAALGVSSSWRKSDFDSPGGSLPVESSHYPTDSTLSFSSDNILVPNQDDVTEATVQEEVQKQSPCLPATNVDTSRLDVDKLPATEVTLSRGFPVGDTVRASGEALAVTMDPSVVQHGPKEHPQLPSHIPGGASPEALDTTETAFSPAFGSKDEEKRVVPQSSLTGALYCYTGIREAGGGDTEVEEGDAPSCSEGENDPEAGLEGGQQSAGGASGRGVGAASAGAAETRPSVEVGCLTSALRDCSLSALSETDGLSTSEVVMFLESCQLRDYSSGDSVSECSNKGALNKGMNKELKQSEPSGEKYRKQLCEEETLETSEECVGSSEEDDCLLRDMRRRLAQHSLETLPEVLTRIHQELQPDREDAGGKDAGELQLLNAPDSVTAEHEKEQVLPLETAGSSSPLPTAGSDTQGSSPTSGGPGHENTQSRPAGNLDAIRPVDGKEEASSEPPEPLPLCAAPGVGPGEVAFQCQISTVTSEVINVLINKDQNLVIEKGDNWTIINGVALMPEVDQVILCDAPEDAPVSPDPEGLAAGFIPLPSVEKSPEAGRPGPPSQEPQCGSSVAGTQGDISSSGQSTNFDKSRLRNRPVKPSVRISSEIYDQNFETQTVPSDHTYYNSKLEPLSKNKNRSKISNRDQTNKPVKMLASSRMETTQNEVSPSFSGERGNGKTQRSQTQTILASADTSTPADCCADTLSKIRQEVGPPLPPLLAPLIATPPRTSQPASPLTSSSSPCSPVSPHGPISPPCEIPVSPMVSPLLEEPGHSSPPHASPSTAPANDRVLSSPLQFCAATPKHAVPVPGRLPPFASAHPAVAAPQENSVKILDTMYPELSARARTLSILKGNIQLTRGPPADSKNLPGPASAIRGFKAITSSSTAFVKAGGSSGGDCTQDKSRDPEPPQCSGGKRALSAGTPRSAKRLRLDSGSPEPEPPSEGVSRSPQRNPSQAAAVRTEEEGRRLLAVSTVSQSPLSPKEAVESYDRAVAEALKKIAESSFDLLPVIRSHVYVGNISKKPVMRDQEKEVVYEFSTTKKVAFQKAQRAVQPLAECLLHSILSELKIQKMSVEHNYIHALCRVYVGICRQLGDLERARLFCYSLLKEDFPESEKLTLFIANMWHDIFISQSVINKAMQLVARQRAKGEVLNCLRAFLNWEKNAPADVGFMVSKLLLTIQLCPKTEFQSSERFGEDLSDNTWEYICAIDLLCCHQKWVWTHDNIIRSFRPVGFEGRVSISCEKH, encoded by the exons GAAAAGTAAAACTACTTCTGAAGGAACTCTGGCTCTGTATAAACACAACACACAGACTACCTGGTGAAGGCAGCAGATGTGTCCCAG AAAAACCTGCCAAAGAAAACCCCAGATACTTAGAGTCCAGGGAGGATGGTGTGCCCCCTCCAGCAGGGGGTAGCCCTCTCAGGACCTCAGCTGTGCAGACGTGCCTGGCAGAGCTGTCCATGGAGATAGAGGGCGACTTCTCTGCGTGTGAAGACAcggggagagagaggctgggtGGAGCAGCTTGCCGTGACAATGGTGTCTTTAAAGAGGACCGGAATCCTGAGGCTGTAACGCAGAGGAATGAGGATGACCGTGCTGACTTTTCTGATCATGATCATTCTTTTGATGAAGATCTTCAGGCTGCCGTCGACTTCTTCAAGctgccccctcctcttctgtCCCCGGTGCCCTCACCCCCTCTGCTGTCGTCCCCACACCTGGGTGCATTTCCGTCCTCACTCTCACCT gaaatCTACTTTGGAGAGTGTACAGATTCCAGTGATCATGATTCAGCCCAACATAGGAATTCTGAGCCTGTTTCAGAAGATGATACACCAGAATTGCTGGATTGTTTTAGCTCATCTGGAAAAAGTAAAGGAACTGGAACATGGGAGGAAAAGCTCCAGCCACACGAAGCCACCCAAGCTCTAAATACATTGGAAGTCAGTGAGGTGACAGCGGTTGGGTTTGGGACATTTACAGCAAACCTGAGAGAACCTGCAGCCACGTTCCCCTCCGCTCATGAGAAACACTGGACGGTGTCATCTGAGTTCGTGAGCAAGGGAGAAAGAGGCATTTTGGATGAGGCAGGAAGACAGAGAGAGGCTTGGGAGATGGATGGGTCAGTGCAGACAGAGAAGACACGTCCTGAACCCACGGGCAGCGGGCGTGTTGAGCAGCTCTCGAGCGGCCTGGCTGTAGAGGAGGGCACGGCTCTTGGGACGTCAGACTCATGTCATCCTACCCTGGGCCCGTGGCCATCGAATGAGCCCAGCGCACCTGAAGGAAAAACCCTAGTGTCCAGAGTGATAGGATCACCTAAAGTAGAGGTGACCAAGTGGATACTGACTGATGGAGTCACTTCAGCATCAGGTCGTCTGTCCACTTCTGGTCATTTTCAGGGACTGTCTGGAGAattggagaaggaaagagaagcaatGCGAGGGTTCATTTCGGGAGACCCTTCTGCCCCAGGAGCAGCAGGGGCCGCGCTGGTTGCCGCGGTGCTCGGTCTGGGAGAGGAGTTGTCTTCCCCCGTGGCCTCATCTCTCTGTGGTCACCCCCGGACTCCCTCTGGGTTGGAGGATGACGCTGAAACATCTGTTCCTACTGAAGTAGGCCCTCCCGAACTGCATCGTTTGGAGCAGAAATCACAAGCTGCCATGTTCGCCATGCTAGATGTACATTCTGAGCCCCCGGAGTGTCCCATAGGAGAAGGCCATCTGGAGAACAGCTTACATGCTCTGAGCCCAGTGTCGGGGGCATCTGATTCTAATGGTCAGAGGGGCAGCGAGGTGGGGTGTACGACCCTTGTGAAGGGCATGAACGATATCTGCTCACTCCTGCAGTCAGGATTCTCGGGAGCCGCCAGAGGCGGGCCAGGTGAAAGGCAAGGTCCGAGGGTCGAGCTCACGCCGAGTCGGTCAGGTTTCACATCGTCGGCAGGGCCTCAGTCTGGCTTGATCAGGAGTGGCTTTGGCTTTGGTGAAAGCACTTTGTGGCACCACAGTGATCTGTTACAGCGAAGTGGTGAAGAAAGGCTGGGACCTCAACCTGAACGTGAACAAGAGGCGGCGGCGTCCTCAGAAAGCAGAGGATCAGCACCCAAGCCTGAACGTGCTGGAGAGGATAACAGTTCTGCAGGATTCAGGGCGCCTGCATCCTTGTTGCCTAACCAGGTGTCAGTTATCACCAAGCAGGCACGGCCTGAAACCATGCAGGGCGCACGATGGGAACCCTCGAGACTGTCTAGGAGGGAGCCCCCCTTAGTGACAGACGTTGATAATGGGGCTGGTCGGACACCATCTGGAGCAAGATGTGGGGAGAGAGCGCCCACAGCACCGAGAAGCAGGGAGGCGGCTGCTATAGAGAACGCTGCCCTGGGAGTTTCCTCCTCCTGGAGAAAATCAGACTTTGATTCTCCAGGGGGTTCTTTACCAGTAGAAAGTTCCCATTATCCCACAGATAGTACATTATCTTTCTCTTCTGACAACATCCTGGTCCCAAACCAAGACGACGTGACGGAAGCCACAGTGCAGGAAGAGGTGCAGAAGCAGAGCCCGTGTCTTCCTGCCACAAATGTGGACACGTCCAGGCTGGATGTGGATAAACTTCCAGCCACGGAGGTGACGCTGTCAAGAGGTTTTCCTGTTGGAGACACAGTCAGAGCCTCTGGGGAGGCTCTGGCCGTTACAATGGACCCATCTGTTGTACAGCACGGCCCAAAGGAGCATCCGCAGCTGCCGTCTCACATTCCCGGGGGTGCTTCTCCTGAAGCTCTAGACACCACAGAGACTGCTTTTTCACCAGCGTTTGGCAGCAAAGATGAGGAGAAACGTGTTGTCCCGCAGAGCAGCCTCACTGGTGCCCTGTACTGTTACACGGGCATCCGCGAGGCAGGCGGAGGTGACACTGAGGTAGAAGAGGGTGACGCGCCAAGCTGCAGTGAGGGAGAGAATGATCCCGAAGCCGGGCTGGAGGGCGGCCAGCAGAGTGCTGGTGGGGCCTCCGGACGAGGCGTGGGGGCTGCCAGCGCCGGTGCGGCCGAGACCAGACCTTCCGTCGAGGTGGGGTGCCTGACCTCGGCTCTGCGGGACTGTAGCCTCAGTGCGCTCTCCGAGACAGACGGACTTTCCACGTCCGAGGTCGTGATGTTTCTTGAAAGTTGTCAgttaagagattatagttcagGGGACTCTGTTTCAGAATGTTCTAACAAGGGAGCCCTAAATAAAGGGATGAACAAGGAATTAAAGCAAAGTGAACCGTCAGGAGAAAAGTACAGAAAGCAACTGTGTGAAGAGGAAACACTAGAAACCTCTGAGGAGTGCGTCGGCTCCTCGGAGGAAGACGACTGTCTTTTAAGGGACATGAGGCGGCGGCTTGCTCAGCACTCCCTGGAGACGCTGCCTGAGGTGCTCACCAGGATCCACCAGGAGCTGCAGCCCGACCGGGAGGACGCTGGTGGGAAGGATGCTGGTGAGTTACAGCTCTTAAATGCACCTGACAGCGTCACAGCGGAGCATGAGAAAGAGCAAGTTCTGCCTCTGGAAACAGCCGGCTCCTCTTCACCCCTGCCGACGGCCGGCTCGGACACTCAGGGCAGTTCTCCCACTAGTGGTGGACCTGGACATGAAAACACGCAGAGCAGACCTGCGGGTAACTTGGATGCGATCAGGCCAGTGGATGGTAAGGAAGAGGCCTCGTCAGAACCCCCGGAGCCCTTGCCCCTGTGCGCTGCCCCGGGAGTGGGGCCGGGGGAAGTGGCGTTTCAGTGTCAGATCTCTACAGTGACTTCCGAGGTTATAAACGTGCTGATAAATAAGGATCAGAATCTAGTCATTGAGAAAGGGGACAACTGGACCATCATCAATGGGGTAGCTCTCATGCCAGAAGTGGACCAGGTTATCCTGTGTGACGCCCCTGAAGATGCCCCTGTTTCCCCGGATCCAGAAGGGCTGGCGGCTGGTTTCATTCCACTTCCTTCCGTGGAGAAGTCCCCAGAGGCCGGTCGCCCCGGCCCTCCTTCTCAGGAGCCCCAGTGTGGCAGTAGTGTGGCCGGAACCCAGGGCGATATTTCAAGCAGCGGTCAGAGTACTAACTTTGATAAAAGTCGTTTACGGAATAGACCCGTTAAGCCCAGCGTGAGGATTAGCTCTGAGATTTATGATCAGAACTTTGAGACTCAGACGGTTCCTTCTGATCACACGTACTATAATTCGAAACTAGAGCCGCTGAGCAAAAATAAGAATCGATCAAAGATTTCAAACAGAGATCAGACAAACAAACCAGTGAAGATGTTAGCGTCGAGCAGAATGGAGACTACTCAGAATGAAGTTTCTCCGTCATTTTCTGGAGAAAGAGGGAACGGAAAAACTCAGAGAAGTCAGACGCAGACCATCCTAGCCAGCGCCGACACGTCCACTCCTGCGGACTGCTGTGCGGACACGCTAAGTAAGATCCGGCAGGAGGTGGGCCCCCCCCTGCCCCCGTTGCTGGCTCCTCTGATAGCCACGCCTCCGAGGACTTCACAGCCAGCCTCTCCACTGACATCAAGTTCCAGCCCCTGCTCACCCGTCTCTCCCCACGGCCCGATCTCTCCGCCGTGTGAGATCCCGGTGTCGCCTATGGTGTCCCCCTTGCTGGAGGAGCCGGGGCACTCCTCTCCTCCACATGCATCCCCGTCCACCGCCCCGGCCAATGACAGGGTCTTGTCATCTCCTTTGCAGTTTTGTGCTGCGACCCCAAAGCACGCCGTCCCCGTGCCCGGCCGCCTGCCCCCGTTCGCCTCTGCCCATCCGGCAGTGGCAGCGCCCCAGGAGAATTCCGTGAAGATCCTGGACACCATGTACCCAGAGCTGTCTGCCAGGGCCCGCACCCTCAGCATCCTCAAAGGGAACATTCAGCTTACGCGAGGCCCGCCGGCCGACTCCAAGAACCTACCGGGGCCCGCCAGCGCCATCAGGGGCTTCAAAGCCATCACTTCAAGCTCAACCGCCTTTGTGAAAGCAGGGGGCAGCTCTGGTGGTGACTGTACGCAGGATAAGTCGAGAGATCCAGAGCCTCCGCAGTGTTCAGGTGGGAAAAGGGCACTGTCAGCGGGCACACCGAGGAGTGCTAAGAGGTTGCGCCTGGACAGCGGGTCCCCGGAGCCAGAGCCCCCCTCAGAGGGTGTCAGCAGGAGCCCCCAAAGGAACCCCTCCCAGGCTGCAGCTGTGAGGACAGAGGAGGAGGGGCGTCGTCTTCTGGCCGTCAGTACAGTCTCACAGTCACCCCTGAGCCCCAAGGAAGCCGTGGAGTCCTATGACAGAGCTGTAGCAGAGGCTCTGAAGAAGATCGCAGAGTCGTCCTTCGACCTGTTACCTGTCATTCGCAGTCATGTGTATGTGGGAAACATCTCCAAAAAGCCTGTGATGAGAGATCAAGAGAAAGAAGTTGTTTATGAATTTAGCACAACAAAAAAG gttGCATTTCAGAAAGCACAAAGAGCAGTACAG CCTTTAGCAGAGTGCTTGCTTCACTCTATTCTCTCAGAACTGAAAATTCAGAAGATGTCTGTGGAGCACAATTACATCCACGCCCTCTGCAGAGTGTATGTGGGTATTTGTCGGCAACTGGGAGACTTGGAAAGAGCTCGCTTGTTTTGCTACAGTCTGCTTAAGGAAG atTTTCCAGAGTCTGAAAAATTGACTTTGTTCATTGCAAACatgtggcatgatatatttatcTCTCAATCGGTGATTAATAAGGCAATGCAGTTGGTAGCCAGGCAACGCGCTAAAGGAGAAGTTTTGAACTGTTTGCGAGCTTTCCTCAATTGGGAGAAG AATGCTCCTGCAGATGTTGGCTTCATGGTTTCTAAGCTGCTTTTGACCATACAGTTATGTCCAAAAACAGAATTTCAGTCCAGTGAAAGATTTGGCGAAGACCTAAGTGATAACACCTGGGAGTACATATGTGCCATTGATCTGCTCTGCTGCCATCAGAAGTGGGTTTGGACACATGACAACATTATAAG gtcGTTTAGGCCAGTTGGGTTTGAAGGAAGGGTTTCCATCAGCTGTGAAAAACATTAG